One Gallus gallus isolate bGalGal1 chromosome 11, bGalGal1.mat.broiler.GRCg7b, whole genome shotgun sequence DNA window includes the following coding sequences:
- the ADGRG5 gene encoding adhesion G-protein coupled receptor G5: MLTLLLAAFVLCLAEAVLPSQGTEYIQSCMHNLTEGLKRGSSRHNWASRLTELEQLLAHSTPGKEGYSFKTNMLEAFVFSITAGSFRGLNLSSSMPVRSKGQVSAQLRDSISFPVELMEGMKAQEKQKLICICIRSAGMFLDEHNSSVLNNHILGAFLHNRRVGRLRRPVEIHFRHDKELDSSNATCVFWQPAGTGSAGNWSREGCETQHQKGIVRCLCNHLTYFAVLLIQAHDLSESELQSLTYISTVGCSISAAAALCTLLLCCVFRCRPRDDTTRIHMNLLAALLLLNVSFLLSEPLAAGTTGGCQAAAALLHGSLLCALGWMGAEGFHLYLLLIKVYNIYVRHYLLKLCLCTWGLPTLAVVAVLIFKREIYGHHIISTADGYKNVTMCWLTSPSAHYVTLCYAGLILLFNVLVLVAVVAVLRRTRQQQQQRARKDWMTVLGLTCLLGTTWGTAFCAFGVLLVPQLYLFTVLNSLQGVFLCFWYLSTHRSKRSSHCSTSR; the protein is encoded by the exons ATGCTCACCCTGCTGCTCGCTGCCTTCGTCCTCTGCCTCGCTGAGGCCGTCCTGCCCAGCCAAG GCACCGAGTACATCCAGAGCTGCATGCATAACCTGACCGAGGGGCTGAAACGGGGCAGCTCCCGGCACAACTGGGCCAG CAGGTTaacagagctggagcagctgctggcccACAGCACGCCTGGCAAGGAGGGGTACAGCTTCAAAACCAACATGCTGGAGGCCTTTGTGTTCAGCATCACGGCCGGCAGCTTCCGAGGGCTCAacctgagcagcagcatg CCGGTGCGGAGCAAAGGGCAGGTGtcagcacagctcagggacAGCATCAGTTTCCCAGTGGAGCTGATGGAGGGCATGAAGGCACAGGAGAAGCAGAAGCTCATCTGTATCTGCATCCGGAGCGCCGGCATGTTCCTG GATGAACACAACAGCTCCGTGCTGAACAACCACATCCTGGGGGCCTTCCTGCACAACAGGCGGGTGGGTCGGCTGCGGCGCCCCGTGGAGATCCACTTCAGGCATGATAAGGAGCTG GACAGCTCCAACGCCACCTGTGTCTTCTGGCAGCCCGCAGGCACAGGCAGTGCCGGCAActggagcagggagggctgcgAGACGCAGCACCAGAAGGGCATCGTGCGCTGCCTCTGCAACCACCTCACCTACTTTGCCGTGCTGCTG ATCCAGGCGCACGACCTGAGTGAGTCCGAGCTGCAGTCCCTCACCTACATCAGCACCGTGGGCTGCTCCATCTCGGCCGCCGCTGCCCTCTGcactctgctgctctgctgtgtcttCAG ATGCCGGCCACGGGACGACACGACCAGGATCCACATGaacctgctggctgcactgctcctgcTCAATGTCAGCTTCTTGCTGAGCGAGCCGCTGGCTGCGGGCACCACGGGGGGCTGCCAGGCTGCGGCCGCCCTGCTGCATGGCAGCCTCCTCTGTGCCCTGGGGTGGATGGGGGCTGAGGGCTTCcacctctacctcctcctcatCAAGGTCTACAACATCTACGTGCGACACTACCTCCTCAAGCTCTGCCTCTGCACCTGGG GTCTGCCCACGCTGGCTGTGGTGGCTGTGCTCATCTTCAAGAGAGAAATCTACGGGCACCACAtcatcagcactgctgatggTTACAAGAACGTGACCAT GTGCTGGCTCACCAGCCCGTCCGCCCACTACGTAACCCTGTGCTATGCTGGCCTCATCCTGCTGTTCAAcgtgctggtgctggtggccGTGGTGGCGGTGCTGCGGAGGAcacggcagcagcagcagcagagggcgAGGAAGGACTGGATGACGGTGCTGGGGCTCACCTGCCTGCTGGGCACCACGTGGGGCACGGCCTTCTGTGCCTTTGGCGTGCTCCTCGTGCCCCAGCTCTACCTCTTCACCGTCCTCAACTCCCTGCAAG GTGTGTTCCTCTGCTTTTGGTACCTCAGCACGCACCGCAGCAAGCGCAGCTCCCACTGCAGTACCTCCAGATAG
- the CCDC102A gene encoding coiled-coil domain-containing protein 102A produces the protein MSQSGAPRLAGSPQLHGGSLLALLGPERGGGSEPGPTPSPPSPPSGTPSPGPPPALLEADWEGREELRLRELEEARARAAQMEKTMRWWSDCTANWREKWSKVRAERNRAREEVRQLRHRLEALTKELAGLRRERQEGLQERQQLGRQLARLRGHEGGTDGDGDDGDGEAAPESEPVRDVGAEAPPKAKELELMENILKGKQEGSDSWEQRSAAGTRSSFSRQERSRLLWEDVSVVEEDASKITALKLRLDESQKVLLKEREDKLALSKSIEKLEGELSQWKIKYEELNKNKQEVMKQLNILKEIHQDELGRISEDLEDELGARSSMDKKLAELRMEMERLQAENAAEWGRRERLETEKLNLERENKKLRAQIEDLEEVLARKRRQTASALDTDLKTIQAELFEKNKELADLKHVHAKLKKQYQEKTAELAHANRRVEQHEGEVKKLRLRVEELKKELAQAEDELDEAHNQTRKLQRSLDEQTEQSESFQVQLEHLQSRLRRQQSTPLFGKMRSARFGPDDPGDGTSDPDEDEDLQIQVP, from the exons ATGAGCCAGAGCGGCGCCCCGCGCCTGGCCGGCTCCCCGCAGCTGCATGGCGGCTcgctgctggccctgctgggcCCCGAGCGGGGCGGTGGGAGCGAGCCGGGCCCCACTCCGTCCCCTCCGTCCCCCCCCAGCGGGACGCCGTCACCCggcccccccccggccctgcTGGAGGCCGACTGGGAGGGCCGCGAGGAGCTGCGGCTGCGGGAGCTGGAGGAGGCGCGGGCGAGGGCGGCCCAGATGGAGAAGACGATGCGCTGGTGGTCGGACTGCACGGCCAACTGGAGGGAGAAGTGGAGCAAAGTGAGGGCCGAGCGCAACCGGGCCCGCGAGGAGGTGCGGCAGCTGCGGCATCGCCTGGAGGCCCTCACCAAGGAGCTGGCCGGGCTGCGGCGCGAGCgccaggaggggctgcaggagaggcagcagctgggcaggcagcTGGCGCGGCTCCGCGGCCACGAGGGCGGCACCGACGGCGACGGCGATGATGGCGATGGTGAGGCTGCCCCCGAGAGCGAGCCTGTGCGGGATGTGGGGGCTGAGGCGCCTCCTAAAGCCAAG gagctggagctgatGGAGAACATCCTGAAGGGCAAACAGGAGGGCAGCGACAGCTGGGAGCAGCGCAGCGCTGCGGGCACCCGGAGCTCCTTCTCGCGCCAGGAGAGGAGCCGCCTGCTCTGGGAGGACGTCAGCGTCGTTGAGGAGGACGCCTCCAAAATCACTGCCCTGAAGCTGAGGCTGGACGAGTCTCAGAAAGTGCTGCTCAAAGAGAGGGA GGACAAGCTGGCGCTCAGCAAGAGCATCGAGAAGCTGGAGGGCGAGCTGAGCCAGTGGAAGATCAAGTATGAGGAGCTGAACAAGAACAAGCAGGAGGTGATGAAGCAG CTGAACATCCTCAAGGAGATCCACCAGGACGAGCTGGGACGCATCTCAGAGGACCTGGAGGACGAGCTGGGCGCTCGCTCCAGCATGGACAAGAAACTGGCAGAGCTGCGCATGGAG ATGGAGCGGCTGCAGGCGGAGAACGCAGCCGAGTGGGGCCGGCGGGAGCGGCTGGAGACGGAGAAGCTCAACCTGGAGCGGGAGAACAAGAAGCTGCGGGCGCAGATCGAGGACCTGGAGGAGGTGCTGGCACGAAAACGGCGTCAGACGGCCAGCGCGCTGGACACCGACCTCAAAACCATCCAGGCTGAGCTGTTCGAGAAGAACAAG GAGCTGGCGGACCTGAAGCACGTCCACGCCAAGCTGAAGAAGCAGTACCAGGAGAAGACGGCTGAGCTGGCCCACGCCAACCGCCGCGTGGAGCAGCACGAGGGTGAGGTGAAGAAGCTGCGCCTGAGGGTGGAGGAGCTGAAGAAGGAGCTGGCCCAGGCCGAGGACGAG CTGGACGAGGCCCACAACCAGACACGGAAACTGCAGCGGTCGCTGGACGAGCAGACGGAGCAGAGCGAGAGCTTCCAGGTGCAGCTGGAGCACCTGCAGTCCCG GCtgaggaggcagcagagcaCCCCGCTCTTCGGCAAGATGCGCAGCGCCCGCTTCGGCCCCGACGACCCCGGGGACGGCACCAGCGACCCCGATGAGGATGAGGACTTGCAGATCCAGGTGCCATAG